In the genome of Brachionichthys hirsutus isolate HB-005 chromosome 23, CSIRO-AGI_Bhir_v1, whole genome shotgun sequence, one region contains:
- the LOC137911609 gene encoding perilipin-2-like: MEVVSHPNVLHRVARLPLVSATYGLMSSVYSDTKDAHSYVKAVCEVAEHGVRSATAVLFISASPVIVMLEPQIAVANDMACKGLDKIERTLPILQQPSTQIVSSAKDAVTDTLTSAMEKTRGVVSGGVGTVLESRAARLASSGLDHALGRALSTSESLLERYLPLTEDELEVEAKTAPGHEENDPGYYVRLGSLAAKLRTRAYARAMARIRDARQRSGEFILELNAAVDLIEHGRKSINGANQMVTDKLSALLAWRSDGGHTAEELESRTLALAHSLSQQLQTTCVAVVSGLQGLPSHIQQEALSLAHTASHTYSIFSKASRLGRVPDGVLSSSRVQLGRMKRSLDAVLDYLVNNTPLNWLVGPFYPQMPQEASRQVGAAPSGQQATPSPQRHQDGPMEVEMESLRHEGLSQTQRDG; this comes from the exons ATGGAAGTTGTTTCACATCCG AACGTGCTGCACAGAGTGGCCCGCCTCCCCCTGGTGAGCGCCACCTATGGGCTGATGTCTAGCGTGTACTCCGACACCAAGGACGCGCACTCCTACGTGAAGGCCGTGTGCGAGGTCGCCGAGCACGGCGTCCGCTCCGCCACGGCCGTGCTCTTCATCTCGGCCTCGCCCGTCATCGTCATGCTGGAGCCTCAGA TCGCCGTCGCCAACGACATGGCGTGCAAAGGTTTGGACAAGATCGAGAGAACTTTGCCAATCCTCCAGCAGCCTTCTACACAG ATCGTCTCCAGCGCCAAGGACGCGGTGACGGACACTCTGACCAGCGCCATGGAGAAGACCCGCGGCGTGGTCAGCGGGGGCGTCGGCACGGTGCTGGAGAGCCGGGCGGCCCGGCTGGCGAGCAGCGGGCTGGACCACGCCCTGGGCCGCGCCCTGAGCACCTCCGAGAGCCTGCTGGAGCGCTACCTGCCCCTGACGGAGGACGAGCTGG AGGTCGAGGCTAAAACGGCGCCAGGCCACGAGGAGAACGACCCCGGGTACTACGTCCGCCTCGGCTCGCTCGCCGCCAAGCTGCGGACGCGGGCGTACGCCAGGGCGATGGCGAGGATCCGGGACGCCAGGCAGCGGAGCGGGGAATTCATCTTGGAGCTCAACGCCGCCGTCGACCTG ATCGAGCACGGCAGGAAGAGCATCAACGGCGCCAACCAGATGGTGACGGACAAGCTGAGCGCTCTGCTGGCCTGGAGGTCCGACGGGGGTCACACGGCAgag GAGTTGGAGTCTCGAACCCTCGCTCTGGCGCATTCCCtcagccagcagctgcagaccaCCTGCGTGGCCGTGGTCTCCGGCCTCCAGGGCCTCCCCAgccacatccagcaggaggcgctgtcGCTCGCCCACACCGCCTCGCACACCTACAGCATCTTCAGCAAGGCCAGCCGGCTGGGACGCGTCCCGGACGGCGTCCTGTCCAGCAGCAGGGTCCAGCTGGGACGGATGAAGCGCTCCCTGGACGCCGTCTTGGACTACCTGGTCAACAACACCCCGCTCAACTGGCTGGTGGGGCCCTTCTACCCCCAGATGCCCCAGGAGGCGAGCCGCCAGGTGGGGGCCGCCCCCAGCGGCCAGCAGGCCACGCCCTCGCCCCAGCGGCACCAAGACGGCCcgatggaggtggagatggagtCGCTCCGTCACGAGGGATTGAGTCAGACTCAACGTGACggttaa
- the adamtsl3 gene encoding ADAMTS-like protein 1, whose product MKAALERNANPASGGSCCVQASGMVRYVTDAGRGVMKTLMASPGIVPPPPRLFVFQAAVWADDGDAVFIREFTLIRRDHLAEEPLRDVIQKPEDPSSRTARSEEDRDTLWDAWGSWSECSRTCGGGASYSLRRCLSSKTCEGQNIKYRTCSNVDCPPDAGDFRAQQCSAHADVRHQGRYHEWLPVRNDPDDPCALKCKAKGSGLVVELAPKVLDGTRCYTESLDMCISGLCQIVGCDHDLGSAAKEDNCGVCGGDGSSCRLVRGHYKTQHASGKTEDAVVVIPYQSRHVRLVLKGPDHLYVESKTLGGVKGELVFDQSGQFNLENTTLDFQRPSDKEILRIAGPLGADFTVKVLLSGGADSLVQFIYYQPIAHRWRETDFFPCSVTCGGGYQLTSAECYDLRSGRVVVDQYCHYYPENVKPKPRLQECSMEPCLASDGYKQIMPYDLYHPLPRWESSPWTTCSASCGGGIQSRLVSCVEEDMQGVITPTDEWKCLYSTKTAILQPCNAFACPVWLAQEWSPCTVTCGHGLRYRVVLCIDHRGLHAGGCNPPTKPHIKEECLVTVPCYKSIDPLPVEAKPVWHKQAIELEEVPVSEEPSFIPGPWQACSRTCGAGTQRRSVRCQVLLSFSQTVADVPDDECEGVKPAASQLCYPTPCSGLSGKESEEEEEEEEEEEEEEGELHDWEYDGFTACSEICGGGVQEAVVTCLNKQTREATDQSACVSARRPPQLLQGCKTQPCPPRWETGAWSSCSATCGVGLMSRTVACAKQASRDGNRTEITRDGDCLKPKPSPVQACNRFDCPPMWDTADWGQCSRSCGGGAQKRRVLCKQRLADGSILEMPDSFCPSEILQNQRACAEQACPPQWTAADWSQCSVTCGSGVQRRQTTCRKHGEDGRHVTVDPEDCPPMAQPTRTRPCSARLCDDPVKPSPTGPAQRKVYIQWRKSRKLHLGVGGYAYLFPWTTVVLRCPTRHFRKGHVQWLKDGKPLTGVPRVSVTTLGSVKIQQVAPPDAGIYTCVAGPAQEHFVLQIIGSKRKLSAPETWHRPEGNPKVLQPDGTSGGDGFEELNRYDAVVERLLEAQGSRQNEKDIADRPHSAVEDHGSDLSSPLVLTTDTQRLDEVIDGLSEGVMGPRGGQVITQLLEELAMGHGETDGSTLHPPGRAESSTQVPLHKPNAVARSPVMIQRSRKLGAAPASDRVVHVGVPILLQKPISSLELRCEALGNPEPSLTWKKDGEVLHQSRRMGLLPSGSLRILSPGKADEGLYSCTARNRLGSASLSSWLQITGSKGRICVPGDGVGATVCPDGGNSSQSPELCRGQACPLRWRVDAWSPCSLSCGGGSQTRRVRCVTGAEGAPAQVGSQHCLGTGRRPSSTRLCNRLPCAGSRWASTRWGPCNGRCVGSGLATQHRHIYCQDANGTRTPSRTCSGLQRPSSLKNCSAEACASLWRAGPWTQCTATCGRHGFQSRQVTCSHRRTGKVTVEHRCTWRPRPPSWQRCNLLSCGRAGDCRDSTRYCEKVRQLELCPLPQFKSRCCRSCHDT is encoded by the exons ATGAAGGCCGCGCTCGAACGCAACGCTAATCCGGCCAGCGGAGGCTCGTGTTGCGTTCAGGCGTCCGGG ATGGTCCGATACGTGACGGATGCAGGGAGAGGAGTGATGAAGACCCTCATGGCCTCTCCGGGCATCGTCCCGCCGCCTCCCA GGTTGTTTGTCTTCCAGGCCGCCGTTTGGGCCGACGACGGGGACGCCGTCTTCATCAGGGAATTCACTCTGATTCGACGGGACCACCTCGCAGAAGAGCCTCTTCGTGACGTCATCCAGAAACCCGAAGACCCC AGTTCGCGGACGGCCCGATCCGAGGAGGACCGGGACACCCTGTGGGACGCCTGGGGATCCTGGAGCGAGTGCTCCCGTACctgtggaggcggagcttcctACTCCCTCAGACGATGCCTCAGTTCCAA GACCTGCGAAGGGCAGAACATCAAATATCGCACCTGCAGTAACGTG GATTGCCCTCCGGACGCGGGTGATTTCCGGGCCCAGCAGTGCTCCGCCCACGCAGACGTGCGACACCAGGGCCGGTACCACGAGTGGCTGCCGGTGCGCAACGACCCGGACGACCCCTGCGCCCTCAAATGCAAAGCCAAGGGCTCGGGACTGgtggtggagctggcccccAAGGTGCTGGACGGGACGCGCTGCTACACCGAGTCCTTGGACATGTGCATTAGCGGGCTCTGCCAG ATCGTCGGTTGCGATCACGATTTGGGAAGCGCGGCCAAGGAGGACAACTGCGGCGTCTGCGGCGGAGACGGCTCGTCCTGCAGGCTGGTGCGAGGGCACTACAAGACCCAGCACGCTTCGGGAAAAA CTGAGGACGCCGTCGTCGTCATTCCCTATCAGAGCCGTCATGTCCGTCTGGTCCTGAAAGGTCCGGATCACTTGT atGTGGAGAGTAAGACTCTAGGAGGAGTGAAAGGTGAGCTGGTCTTTGATCAATCGGGCCAGTTCAACCTGGAGAACACGACCTTGGACTTCCAGAGGCCCTCGGATAAGGAGATCCTAAGAATCGCCGGCCCCCTCGGAGCTGACTTCACGGTCAAA gttctgctctCCGGCGGAGCGGACAGCTTGGTCCAGTTCATCTACTACCAGCCCATCGCCCACCGCTGGAGGGAGACCGACTTCTTCCCTTGCTCCGTCACCTGCGGTGGAG GCTACCAGCTAACGTCGGCGGAATGCTACGACCTCCGGAGCGGCCGGGTGGTTGTGGACCAGTACTGCCATTACTACCCGGAGAATGTCAAACCCAAGCCCAGACTCCAGGAGTGCAGCATGGAGCCGTGCTTGGCCAG CGATGGCTACAAGCAGATTATGCCGTACGACCTCTACCACCCGCTGCCCCG ATGGGAGAGCAGCCCCTGGACCACATGCTCCGCCTCCTGCGGCGGGGGCATCCAGAGCCGGTTGGTGTCCTGCGTGGAGGAGGACATGCAGGGCGTCATCACCCCCACCGACGAGTGGAAGTGTCTCTACTCCACCAAGACCGCCATCCTGCAGCCCTGCAACGCCTTCGCCTGCCCCGTCTGGCTGGCCCAGGAGTGGTCGCCC TGCACCGTGACTTGTGGCCACGGCCTCCGCTACAGGGTGGTGTTGTGCATCGACCACAGGGGGCTCCACGCCGGCGGCTGCAACCCCCCCACCAAGCCCCACATCAAGGAGGAATGCCTGGTGACCGTGCCCTGCTACAAGTCCATCG ATCCGCTCCCGGTTGAGGCGAAGCCCGTGTGGCACAAGCAGGCCATCGAGCTGGAGGAAGTCCCCGTCAGCGAAGAACCGAG CTTCATCCCGGGCCCCTGGCAGGCCTGCAGCAGGACGTGCGGCGCCGGGACCCAGCGGCGGAGCGTCAGGTGCCAGGTGCTGCTCTCCTTCTCCCAGACCGTTGCTGACGTGCCCGATGACGAATGCGAAGGAGTCAAACCTGCTGCCAGTCAGCTCTGCTATCCGACTCCCTGCTCCGGCCTGTCGGGCAAGGagagcgaagaggaggaggaggaggaggaggaagaggaggaggaggagggggagctGCACGACTGGGAGTATGACGGGTTCACGGCGTGCTCAGAGATATGTGGGGGAG GTGTGCAGGAAGCGGTCGTCACCTGCCTCAACAAGCAGACCCGGGAGGCCACCGACCAGAGCGCGTGCGTTAGCGCCCGCCGGCCGCCGCAGCTCCTCCAGGGCTGCAAGACTCAGCCCTGCCCCCCAAg GTGGGAAACGGGAGCGTGGAGTTCATGCTCCGCTACTTGTGGCGTGGGTCTGATGAGCCGCACCGTGGCGTGCGCCAAGCAGGCGTCCCGAGACGGCAACCGTACTGAGATCACGAGGGACGGGGACTGTCTCAAGCCCAAGCCCAGTCCCGTCCAAGCCTGCAACCGCTTCGACTGCCCTCCGATGTGGGACACGGCTGACTGGGGACAG TGCTCCCGTAGCTGTGGCGGGGGAGCTCAGAAGAGGCGGGTCTTGTGCAAACAGCGGCTGGCAGATGGCAGCATCCTGGAAATGCCCGACTCCTTTTGCCCTTCCGAGATCCTCCAAAACCAGCGAGCCTGTGCCGAGCAGGCGTGTCCTCCTCAATGGACCGCGGCCGACTGGTCCCAG TGTTCAGTGACCTGTGGAAGTGGCGTTCAGAGGCGACAAACGACCTGCAGGAAACACGGGGAAGACGGGAGACACGTGACGGTAGACCCCGAGGATTGTCCCCCGATGGCCCAGCCCACCAGAACCCGGCCTTGCTCCGCCCGTCTCTGTGATG ACCCCGTGAAGCCCAGCCCGACCGGGCCGGCCCAAAGAAAGGTCTATATCCAGTGGAGGAAGAGCAGAAAGCTGCACCTGGGCGTCGGCGGCTATGCCTACCTCTTCCCCTGGACAACTGTGGTACTGCGCTGCCCAACACGCCACTTCCGCAAGGGACACGTCCAGTGGCTGAAGGACGGCAAGCCCCTTACCGGTGTCCCACGCGTCTCCGTAACGACACTAGGATCCGTGAagatccagcaggtggcgccgcCTGACGCAGGGATATACACCTGCGTGGCAGGGCCGGCCCAGGAGCATTTCGTCCTGCAAATAATTGGCAGCAAGCGGAAGCTCTCTGCTCCGGAGACGTGGCACCGCCCCGAGGGGAACCCCAAGGTTCTGCAGCCAGACGGCACCTCGGGAGGAGATGGGTTCGAGGAGCTGAATCGGTACGACGCCGTCGTCGAGCGTTTGCTCGAAGCCCAAGGTTCCCGGCAAAATGAGAAGGACATCGCCGATAGGCCGCATTCCGCCGTGGAGGATCACGGCTCGGACCTCTCCAGCCCGTTGGTGCTCACGACGGATACCCAGCGGCTAGACGAGGTCATCGACGGCCTCTCTGAAG GTGTCATGGGGCCTCGGGGGGGGCAGGTCATCACCCAACTGCTCGAAGAGCTCGCCATGGGACACGGCGAAACCGACGGGTCCACCCTGCATCCCCCGGGACGCGCGGAATCCTCCACGCAAGTCCCGCTTCACAAACCGAACGCCGTGGCACGGAGCCCGGTGATGATCCAGCGGTCCAGGAAGCTCGGAGCGGCGCCAGCGTCTGATAGGGTGGTTCACGTGGGCGTGCCGATTCTGCTCCAGAAGCCAATATCTAGTTTGGAGCTGAGGTGCGAGGCCCTGGGGAACCCGGAACCGTCCCTAACATGGAAAAAGGACGGAGAAGTCTTGCATCAGAGCAGGAG AATGGGCCTGTTGCCCAGCGGGTCTCTGAGGATCTTGTCTCCGGGCAAGGCGGACGAGGGTCTGTACAGCTGCACCGCAAGGAACCGCCTCGGCTCGGCGTCGCTTTCGTCCTGGCTGCAGATTACAG GCAGCAAAGGAAGAATCTGTGTCCCGGGTGATGGGGTGGGGGCAACCGTTTGCCCTGACGGGGGTAACAGCAGCCAGTCTCCAGAGCTGTGCCGTGGACAAGCCTGCCCCCTCAG GTGGCGAGTGGACGCTTGGTCTCCGTGCTCGCTCAGCTGCGGGGGCGGGTCTCAGACCCGGAGGGTCCGCTGCGTGACGGGGGCCGAGGGTGCGCCGGCCCAGGTGGGGAGCCAGCACTGCCTTGGCACAGGGAGGAGACCGTCCAGCACCAGGCTGTGCAACCGACTGCCCTGCGCCGGGTCCAGGTGGGCCAGTACCCGCTGGGGGCCG TGTAACGGCCGATGCGTTGGTTCCGGTTTGGCCACGCAGCACCGCCACATCTACTGCCAGGATGCAAACGGGACCAGAACCCCCTCCAGGACGTGCAGCGGGCTCCAGAG GCCCAGCTCCCTGAAGAACTGCTCCGCCGAGGCCTGCGCCTCCCTCTGGCGTGCCGGCCCGTGGACCCAGTGCACCGCCACCTGCGGGCGGCACGGCTTCCAGTCCCGCCAGGTGACCTGCTCGCACCGCCGGACCGGGAAGGTGACCGTGGAGCATCGCTGCACGtggaggccccgcccacccagcTGGCAGCGGTGCAACCTTCTGTCCTGCGGCAGAG CAGGGGACTGCAGAGACAGCACCAGGTACTGCGAGAAGGTGCGACAGCTGGAGCTTTGTCCGCTGCCCCAGTTCAAGAGCCGCTGCTGCCGCTCTTGCCATGACACCTGA
- the LOC137911314 gene encoding protein NLRC3-like, translating into MVENAGSSSCLTAIRVLRVSLLDELEGSIDSLLDALTQEEVFTRDDREEALCLLGPRARVRKVLDILECKGEEAAKTFFSICNHQKKLGTDRKDGGAARPWSVEYDKLIRNHKDVLRRRSECMLFYNTRCGEKILFSDHYVDLLLVDGHRGLEIKRHEVLTFGQNRLALQHKSVVNRKITADELFSRANAKHSVKKVLVAGVAGIGKTILVQKILFDFGANRSKLAFDFIVHMSFRDLNLIDKPTSFRDMVLRKNRHLVRDLDGILAHDGDLLIILDGFDEFGRRWNGDLDVVVTEPGDVAEVGEVVGSLMQGELLPNASVLLTSRPAAIGHVPVGCIDRFVLIVGFSLADVRDFFSRYFQDRDLAAQMFALISENELMLTLCYIPAFCNIVCCILKESKGLCGESPRTMTDIYVQYLVALLCSKTHARSKASPQERTAAAAQQLPDVVFRLGRLAFQKLMEHQTLFYGSNPDAAVLEGCSLFSTFLDETVTQEPGCTEVVYSFVHLTVQEFFAALYCALTDDSLPGAPQHAPGSEEGSGYGHLDLFNRFLSGILSERNAQLLSRQVGLCFRKETVENYRQRIVRELRMLCENGAHILNHLHCLFEQQDSCLALTVQPKALRINVSDEALSQMDFNSLKYFLNLTRGNISELDLTGTGVTHKGLRDIQPLLLRCENLWLGENDLDMDAVQVIVEVLQESDSIINLGIGWSNIGDDELLAISGAIRLKGTLKELWMEGNRASSRGLRSLCDLVPNPLRKVVAIWNDVNDAESLCGGESIIVNFTDDSSWNSWGEWVFKRCEVSTNDKLVTVLRKVCNISVHCLEVQWAKALYRKLAQLVKDRVDTCTEEDMRKKLKMFDSVLNL; encoded by the exons ATGGTGGAAAACGCCGGCTCGAGTTCTTGTTTGACAGCGATCCGAGTGCTGCGGGTTTCCCTCCTGGATGAACTCGAAGGAAGCATCGACTCTCTGCTGGACGCCTTGACGCAGGAGGAGGTGTTTACTCGAGATGATCGAGAGGAGGCGCTGTGTCTTTTAGGGCCCCGGGCGAGAGTGAGAAAAGTCTTGGATATCTTGGAGTGTAAAGGCGAGGAAGCGGCCAAgacttttttttcaatttgcaATCACCAGAAAAAACTTGGGACGGACCGCAAAGACGGCGGCGCGGCCCGGCCGTGGTCGGTAG AATATGACAAACTCATCCGGAACCACAAGGACGTCCTGAGGCGTCGGAGCGAGTGCATGCTCTTCTACAACACTCGATGTGGCGAGAAAATCCTCTTCTCCGATCACTATGTCGATCTCTTGCTGGTCGATGGACACCGGGGCTTGGAGATAAAAAGACACGAAGTTCTGACATTTGGACAAAACCGACTGGCTTTGCAGCACAAATCGGTGGTGAACCGGAAAATCACGGCGGACGAACTCTTTTCTAGAGCAAACGCAAAGCATTCGGTCAAGAAGGTTTTGGTGGCGGGGGTGGCCGGTATTGGGAAGACCATCTTGGTGCAGAAGATACTGTTTGATTTTGGTGCAAATCGGAGCAAACTTGCATTTGACTTCATCGTCCACATGAGCTTCAGAGACCTGAATCTGATTGACAAACCCACCAGCTTCAGGGACATGGTTCTGCGTAAAAACCGGCACCTGGTCAGGGACCTGGACGGCATCCTGGCGCACGACGGAGACTTGCTGATCATCTTGGACGGCTTTGATGAGTTCGGACGCCGCTGGAACGGTGACCTGGATGTCGTGGTGACCGAGCCGGGTGATGTTGCTGAGGTGGGGGAGGTCGTTGGGAGCCTGATGCAGGGCGAGCTGTTGCCCAACGCCTCTGTCCTGCTCACCAGCCGACCGGCAGCCATCGGCCACGTCCCCGTCGGTTGCATCGATCGCTTCGTGCTCATCGTCGGCTTCTCCTTGGCTGATGTTCGAGACTTTTTCTCACGCTACTTCCAGGACCGTGACCTTGCCGCCCAAATGTTTGCCCTGATCTCAGAGAACGAACTGATGCTGACGCTCTGCTACATACCTGCCTTTTGCAATATCGTGTGCTGCATTCTCAAAGAAAGCAAAGGCCTCTGCGGGGAAAGTCCCAGGACCATGACGGACATCTACGTGCAGTATCTGGTGGCCTTGCTTTGCTCGAAGACTCACGCTAGGTCCAAGGCCTCGCCCCAGGAGCGAACGGCAGCGGCCGCGCAGCAGCTGCCCGACGTCGTGTTCCGGCTTGGTCGGCTTGCGTTCCAGAAGCTGATGGAACACCAGACTCTGTTCTACGGCAGCAACCCGGACGCTGCGGTCTTGGAAGGCTGCAGTCTTTTTAGCACCTTCCTGGACGAGACGGTGACACAGGAGCCCGGCTGCACGGAGGTGGTCTACTCGTTTGTTCACCTCACGGTTCAGGAGTTCTTCGCTGCGCTATACTGTGCGCTGACGGATGATTCTTTACCTGGTGCCCCTCAGCACGCCCCAGGTTCCGAGGAGGGGTCCGGCTATGGACACCTGGACCTTTTCAACCGTTTCCTGTCGGGGATCCTATCCGAACGCAATGCTCAGCTCCTGTCGAGGCAGGTCGGGCTGTGCTTCAGGAAAGAAACGGTGGAAAACTATCGTCAGAGGATCGTCCGGGAACTCCGAATGCTCTGTGAGAACGGGGCCCACATCCTGAACCATTTGCACTGTCTGTTTGAGCAACAGGACTCCTGTTTGGCACTGACTGTCCAACCGAAGGCACTGCGAATTAATGTTAGCGACGAAGCACTCTCCCAAATGGATTTCAATTCCCTCAAATACTTCCTGAACCTGACAAGGGGCAACATATCGGAGTTGGATCTGACAGGGACGGGCGTGACCCACAAGGGACTCCGGGACATCCAGCCTCTGCTGCTCAGGTGCGAGAATCTTTG GCTCGGAGAAAACGATCTCGACATGGACGCAGTTCAGGTCATCGTGGAGGTGCTGCAAGAATCAGACAGCATCATCAACCTCGG AATTGGCTGGTCAAACATTGGGGATGATGAACTACTGGCTATTTCTGGTGCCATCCGGCTGAAGGGAACCCTGAAGGAGCTGTG GATGGAGGGAAACCGTGCGAGCTCCAGAGGTCTGCGGTCTCTCTGCGACCTGGTCCCAAATCCTCTGAGGAAAGTTGT CGCCATATGGAACGACGTGAACGACGCGGAGTCCCTGTGCGGCGGAGAAAGCATCATTGTGAACTTCACCGATGACAGTTCGTGGAATTCGTGGGGCGAATGGGTTTTCAAGAGGTGTGAAGTCAGCACCAACGACAAGTTGGTGACGGTTCTCCGCAAAGTGTGCAATATATCGGTGCACTGCTTAGAAGTCCAGTGGGCAAAGGCTCTCTACAGGAAATTAGCACAGCTCGTCAAGGACAGGGTCGACACCTGCACCGAGGAAGACATGCGCAAGAAGCTCAAAATGTTCGACAGCGTTTTGAACCTCTGA
- the larp7 gene encoding la-related protein 7, translating to MVDTERQSGDAGTAENKSKDKEMEKKKRSRVKQLMGDVKKQVEFWFGDVNLHKDRFLRKLIDESDDGYVDISVLADFNRMKKLTTDAKLIARALNKSAVVEVDLEGNKVRRQLPIGDVPKNVDSRTVYVELLPKDVTHSWVERAFTKCGNVVYVSIPRYKSSGDPKGFAFVEFEKEEEAHKAIQMLNNPPEDAPRKPGMFPKMKRGKPISAVQSGAAGEEEERKKKKKKKKKEKEGARARPPAEEAAKAEAKPSAPKRKRSSASDARRADAAARKTPGKLSEKKRRRSQTTESESQIPSKIRRTSESEGGGGGGKKGAAKTSSLVHGDTEGGVEEGKENRDDAAGKAKRKRKKKHKEKLKNGEEAVPLRVLSKKDWLMLKGEYLTLQKRSMSALKKCVHKIEHQDDEDGTAAPVGHPADEKSHGSEKPVSHGPAFTGGVIVKITGSKPLPGRKVIKEALSTFSPVAYVDSLDGDSEGHVRFHSPEDAAAVSDARERLQRQHGWKVEILSGDHEQRYWQKILVDRQVKLNRPREKKRGTEKLISKAEKIILARAKEAHKHIRFHDD from the exons ATGGTCGACACGGAGAGGCAATCCGGTGACGCCGGTACGGCAGAAAACAAGAGTAAGGACAAGGAGATGGAAAAGAAGAAGCGCTCTCGTGTCAAGCAGCTGATGGGGGACGTGAAGAAGCAAGTGGAGTTCTGGTTCGGGGATGTGAACCTTCACAAGGATCGCTTCCTGAGAAAACTCATCGATGAGTCAGACGACGGAT ATGTCGATATTTCTGTGTTGGCGGACTTCAATCGAATGAAGAAGCTGACGACCGACGCCAAGCTGATTGCGCGAGCCCTGAACAAATCGGCGGTCGTTGAG GTTGACCTGGAGGGCAACAAAGTAAGGCGTCAGCTTCCCATCGGGGACGTGCCGAAAAACGTGGACAGCCGCACCGTCTACGTG GAGCTTTTGCCCAAAGACGTGACGCacagctgggttgagagagcgTTCACAAAATGCGGGAATGTGGTTTACGTGAGCATCCCCAGATACAAGTCCTCCGGAGACCCCAAGGGGTTCGCCTTTGTGGAGtttgagaaagaggaagaggcgcACAAAGCCATTCAG ATGCTGAACAATCCCCCGGAAGATGCTCCGAGGAAGCCCGGGATGTTCCCCAAGATGAAACGGGGGAAGCCCATTTCTGCTGTCCAGTCAG GTGCTgcaggcgaggaagaggagaggaagaagaaaaagaagaagaaaaagaaagagaaggaaggcGCCCGTGCGAGGCCTCCTGCCGAGGAAGCGGCAAAGGCGGAAGCAAAACCGTCGGCGCCCAAGAGGAAGCGCTCCTCGGCGTCGGACGCCAGGCGGGCGGACGCCGCCGCTCGCAAGACGCCGGGAAAGCTGTCGGAGAAAAAACGCCGGCGGTCGCAGACGACAGAATCGGAAAGCCAAATACCGTCGAAGATACGAAGGACGAGTGAAagcgagggagggggagggggagggaagaAAGGAGCGGCGAAGACGA GTTCCCTCGTTCACGGAGACACGGAGGGAGGTGTGGAAGAAGGGAAGGAAAACAGAGACGACGCCGCGGGGAAggcgaagaggaagaggaagaagaaacacaagGAGAAACTGAAGAATGGCGAGGAGGCCGTCCCCCTGCGAGTTCTGTCCAA GAAGGACTGGCTGATGCTGAAGGGCGAGTATCTGACCCTGCAGAAGCGCAGCATGAGCGCTCTGAAGAAGTGCGTGCATAAGATCGAGCACCAGGACGACGAGGACGGGACGGCGGCGCCGGTCGGCCATCCCGCAG ATGAAAAGAGTCACGGCAGCGAGAAACCGGTGAGCCACGGTCCTGCTTTCACCGgcggcgtcatcgtgaagatcACCGGCAGCAAGCCGCTGCCCGGGAGGAAGGTCATCAAG GAGGCTCTGAGTACGTTCTCCCCGGTGGCGTACGTCGACAGCCTGGACGGGGACTCCGAGGGACACGTTCGCTTCCACAGCCCGGAGGACGCCGCGGCCGTGAGCGACGCCCGAGAGCGGCTGCAGAGGCAGCACGGCTGGAAGGTGGAGATCCTCTCCG GTGACCATGAGCAGCGGTACTGGCAGAAGATCCTGGTGGACCGGCAGGTGAAGCTGAACCGTCCGCGGGAGAAGAAGAGGGGCACGGAGAAG CTCATATCCAAAGCCGAAAAAATCATCCTGGCCCGGGCCAAGGAGGCCCACAAGCACATCCGTTTCCATGACGACTGA